The Chryseobacterium oranimense genome contains the following window.
TTTCTTATGCTGAGTAATATATTATAATCTGGTTAACTTACTTTTTAATAATCTTATGTTGAGCTTTTTTCCCATTTTCAAAGGTAAATTCTACGAAATAATTTCCATGAATCAATTTATTCATATTTATTGAAGTGATTTTATTGTCCTGCACAGATTGGACCAGCTTACCATCAACCGCATAAATGATGGCTTTCACCGCATTTATTTTTGAATTAATATGTAGGATATCATTTACCGGATTGGGATAAAAATTAAAATCGTTATCATTAGAAACTTCGTTTACGGACAGGCAATTTGATGAGTTTACAGTAACAGCTAAACGGGTGGTACTTTCGCAGGCTCCTACGACTTGAGAAGCATAGTAAGTTGTACCATTCACTAATGTGGTTGTACCAGGAAGCAAATTTCCTCCCGTAGCAGCATCATACCATTGTATGTTGGAGCCAGAAACGGCAAGGTTTGCCAAGGTCTGGGATGAGCAAAAATTTTGTGGCGAATTTCCCGTAGGAGCAGGAGTGTTTCCATCACATATCTGAAAAATTACATGATCTAAAAAAGCAAAATTTCCTGCCTGATTAATATTATTTTTTACCCCTTTAAAGTTTACTCTGTTCGTTCCTGCAGGAAGGAGTATATTTTTGGTAACCCATTGTTGGGATGTTGGTGTAAAGAAAGAAGGAATCGTCCCGCCTGTATTTAATTCCCCTGTCCGGCCAATCTCATAATCGTGCATTAATGTATAGGTTTGCCCTCCGTCCGTTGAGTATTCCAATAAAATGTGATCATCTGCGAAAACCGTCTGAAGAGCCACAGGCATAGTGTATCTATTAGCAGCCGCAAATTGAAATGAAACTCCAACAGGTGCATTAGTAGGGTTATTTAACACCGGAGATTTGACATTATAAGTGGAAAGCCCCTGACTATTATAGAAATTATACATTAACCCCCCTCCCATTCCTCCATTGGGAGAATCTACCGACGGGTTTTCAACTACGAGTACCGAAGCATTAGAATAATCCCATTGAGACTGAGTGGTACTCCCGCCAAAATCTTCAGTGTAAGGAAGACTAATCTGAGCTCCAATTACCATTGGACAAAATGCTAAAAGCTTCAAAAAACGAAAATAATTCTTTTTCATATCGTATGACAATATTTAAATTAATGAAAAACAATATTAGCATTCAGTTGGGCTATTTAAAAGAAGTTATCTTTCAAAATTCGTGAAATACAAAAGGATTGGATTGGTAAGAAGCTATAAATCAGGTGGTTTACTATGACAACATGTCCAATTATTTATTTTCTGTTTTATAAATGTAGCTGTGCTATAAACGACAATAGAGGCTGTCTCAAAAGTGAGACAGCCTCTAAAGCCTATATCAAGTATAATTATTTTGATAAAGATCAGAAAAACAAAACAATAACCTCTTCACCCTCTAATTCAAAGCTTTCAAAACTCCGATTCAAGGTCCATCAGCTTCTCAATACAAAGCGTGGAGTAAAGCTCAGAAAACAAAGGTGCCACGATGTAGAACCGGTTTTCGCACAGATCAAACATAACTGGGTTTCCATTATAGGATTAAATACTACCAAGGATCTACCCCATACCAAATACTTAATCTTGGATTGTAGTACCTTGCCCCATAATAATAAATACCTGTTTCAAAACTACCACACGAAAGGATTCGTGAGGCAGCGGTGACAGTCTTTTCAATTTAATGAAATTATTTACTTTATGATAGTATCACCATCCTATAAGCATTATAAAATTAAATTAGAGGCTTATTATCTAATATATCATTTAATAATTTTTCATTAACATCTTCTCTTCTGTTTATAATAATTCCATAAATAAATTCCAATATTCTTGATAATTCATTTTTTAGCAAGTTAGAATCAATACTTAAAAAACTATTTTTATTTAATATGTTTTCATTATGACTTAAAACAGTATTCCATTGTGATACAATATTAATATTATTGCCATCTTTTTTCATATCCCATATAACATCAAATGTATTAGATGGAAAAGTCATATGAAGCATATTATCTTTTGAGTCTAAAAATTTAATTATATACACAAAATCGTCAAATATTATAGACAAATCATATTTATATGAAAGGAGTACATCAATATTATTCCAACTGATACAAAAATAGTCTTCACTTAATGGAAAAATATTTTCTATTAATTCTACAAGTGATTCATATTCTTTTAATGACTCTTCCTCTTCAATGTGTGGATGATTTAAAATAATTTTAAACATAATTATATTATTTAGCTTTTGGGTAACCATGATATGTTTTTCCATTTCCGTTATTTCTGATCCATATATGTGTAGCTTTTTTAGTACTTCCATCAGGCATATGCACCACACTTTTTGTATCTTCAGGTAATTCAAACTCTGCTCCTTCTCTAGGTTTTAGTTCAGAAGCCTTTTGTCCTGCATAATCCAAATCTTCTTGGCTACCCCATTGTCCTTGTGGAATCCCCGTTTTTTTAGCTTCTGCTTTTCCTTCTTTCCATTTTAATCCATGTTTTCCAGAACCTGTATAACCAGCCTCTGGTTTTAAACTAAATAATGCATAAATTTTTGCTTTCTCATTTGCTGGAAAAGACCTAACAATTAGATTATCTTGTTCTGCTGTTGGGTAACTTTCACGCAATAAGGCTTCTCTTTCTTCTTTTAATGTTACATGGCTTTCTTGCCAAGCTTTATTTGCATTAAAGTTGTTGGCTAACTGCTTACTTTTATACAAAATAATTAATCCAGCAACTGGAAGAGCAGCAAATCCTCCGCCCATCATACCACCACCTCCTAAAGAACCAGCTGTAGCAGTAGTGCTAAGCTCTTCCGCCAGAACCCATGATGCTGACTGCTTCCCATTAGGGTCGACATACTTAATAGGATTCTGATAAGTATAAATGTATGGATTGTTATTCCCAAAATAATATACCCCACCATTATGCTGCCCATCTCCATAAAACTGAGTTTCCATTATAGGATTATATACTGCCAGCGGATCCACCCCATACCAAATGCTCAATCTTGGGTTATAGTACCTTGCTCCATAATAATAAAGACCTGTTTCGCTGTCTAATTCTTTTGCATTAAACTTATATGGATTGGTGTAGGCTGTTGGTTCCTGTTGCTCCACCATAGTTTCCCCGAATGGTAAATTTAAGAAAAATTGCGTAGGCTCTGAATATTCGTTGGTAACGTATGTTGCCGTACCTAAATGATCGCCATGAAGATAATAAATGCCTCCTACAGGAGCCGGAGCTTTAGCAAATTCCTTCTCTATTTCTGTTTTTTCGTAGCCTGCTTTTGACAGGTAGTTTTTAAAGTCATTTTCGGCAACGGATTGTTGATTTTTAGGATCGGAAGCTTCTTTATTCCCTACAGATGATGCTT
Protein-coding sequences here:
- a CDS encoding T9SS type A sorting domain-containing protein, which translates into the protein MKKNYFRFLKLLAFCPMVIGAQISLPYTEDFGGSTTQSQWDYSNASVLVVENPSVDSPNGGMGGGLMYNFYNSQGLSTYNVKSPVLNNPTNAPVGVSFQFAAANRYTMPVALQTVFADDHILLEYSTDGGQTYTLMHDYEIGRTGELNTGGTIPSFFTPTSQQWVTKNILLPAGTNRVNFKGVKNNINQAGNFAFLDHVIFQICDGNTPAPTGNSPQNFCSSQTLANLAVSGSNIQWYDAATGGNLLPGTTTLVNGTTYYASQVVGACESTTRLAVTVNSSNCLSVNEVSNDNDFNFYPNPVNDILHINSKINAVKAIIYAVDGKLVQSVQDNKITSINMNKLIHGNYFVEFTFENGKKAQHKIIKK
- a CDS encoding transposase codes for the protein MTTCPIIYFLFYKCSCAINDNRGCLKSETASKAYIKYNYFDKDQKNKTITSSPSNSKLSKLRFKVHQLLNTKRGVKLRKQRCHDVEPVFAQIKHNWVSIIGLNTTKDLPHTKYLILDCSTLPHNNKYLFQNYHTKGFVRQR